A stretch of Janibacter endophyticus DNA encodes these proteins:
- a CDS encoding branched-chain amino acid ABC transporter permease: protein MRTLLASHALRRVLVAVLVMAVAVFVIDLLSGYRQGQVANIAYLAIAAGGLTVLTGLNGQLSLGHGAFMAVGAYTTALLLQDGRETSVLVLLVAAVIVSVVIGLVVGLAAARLHGPYVAGATLALAVALPSLATHFRGTLGGEPGLRVRSPEVPKLVDDGLFFLTGTDTGTTQWMATLAVGCLVITFLLLRNLGESRVGRRWRAVRDDPVAAQLAGIDLGRNRVGCFVVSAACAGLAGSLMAMITRIAAPTGFTIVLSLTLLMAVVLGGLGTLTGALIGAALLTLLPGYVTNLGSSMGLSDLQSAELAPLVLGLTTMAVVLLAPSGLVGTIIRAYRQRRTPIAPPTPRTAAPQGTTLEETS, encoded by the coding sequence ATGCGCACCCTGCTCGCCTCGCACGCCCTGCGCCGGGTCCTCGTCGCCGTGCTCGTCATGGCCGTGGCGGTCTTCGTCATCGACCTCCTGTCGGGATACCGCCAGGGGCAGGTGGCCAACATCGCCTACCTCGCCATCGCCGCCGGCGGCCTGACCGTGCTCACCGGTCTCAACGGACAGCTCTCCCTCGGGCACGGAGCGTTCATGGCCGTCGGTGCCTACACGACGGCGCTCCTGCTGCAGGACGGCCGGGAGACCTCGGTGCTCGTCCTCCTCGTCGCCGCGGTGATCGTCTCCGTCGTCATCGGTCTGGTCGTCGGGCTCGCCGCGGCGCGGCTGCACGGCCCGTACGTCGCGGGTGCCACCCTGGCGCTCGCCGTGGCCCTCCCCTCCCTCGCGACGCACTTCCGCGGGACGCTCGGCGGCGAGCCGGGGCTGCGAGTCAGGAGCCCGGAGGTGCCGAAGCTCGTCGACGACGGCCTCTTCTTCCTCACGGGTACCGACACCGGCACCACGCAGTGGATGGCCACCCTGGCCGTGGGCTGCCTGGTGATCACCTTCCTGCTCCTGCGCAACCTCGGGGAGTCCCGGGTCGGCCGTCGCTGGCGGGCGGTCCGCGACGACCCGGTCGCGGCGCAGCTCGCGGGCATCGACCTCGGCCGCAACCGGGTCGGCTGCTTCGTCGTCAGCGCGGCCTGCGCCGGCCTGGCCGGCTCGCTGATGGCGATGATCACCCGGATCGCCGCGCCGACCGGCTTCACCATCGTCCTCTCGCTGACGCTCCTCATGGCCGTCGTCCTCGGCGGCCTGGGGACGCTGACGGGGGCGCTCATCGGGGCGGCCCTGCTCACCCTCCTCCCCGGCTACGTCACCAACCTCGGCTCGTCGATGGGTCTCTCCGACCTGCAGTCCGCCGAGCTCGCCCCCCTCGTGCTCGGCCTCACCACCATGGCGGTCGTGCTCCTCGCCCCATCCGGGCTCGTCGGCACCATCATCCGCGCCTACCGGCAGAGGCGGACACCCATCGCTCCCCCCACCCCACGCACTGCAGCACCGCAGGGCACAACCCTCGAGGAGACATCATGA
- the frr gene encoding ribosome recycling factor — translation MIEDALLEAEEKMEKAVEVAKDNFAGIRTGRVNPGLFSNVLVDYYGAPTPLQQLASFQTPEARTMLVTPYDKGAMSAIEKALRESDMGANPSNDGNVIRLVMPELTAERRKEYVKLAHTQAEEAKVSMRHVRRHAKDAIDKLVKDGEVGEDDGTRGEKELDALTKRYTETVDDLLKRKEAELTEV, via the coding sequence ATGATCGAGGACGCCCTGCTCGAGGCCGAGGAGAAGATGGAGAAGGCCGTCGAGGTGGCCAAGGACAACTTCGCCGGCATCCGGACCGGCCGGGTCAACCCGGGGCTCTTCAGCAACGTCCTGGTCGACTACTACGGCGCCCCCACCCCGCTGCAGCAGCTCGCCTCCTTCCAGACCCCCGAGGCGCGCACGATGCTCGTCACCCCCTACGACAAGGGTGCGATGAGCGCGATCGAGAAGGCGCTGCGCGAGTCCGACATGGGCGCCAACCCGAGCAACGACGGCAACGTCATCCGGCTCGTCATGCCGGAGCTGACCGCCGAGCGTCGCAAGGAGTACGTCAAGCTCGCGCACACCCAGGCCGAGGAGGCCAAGGTCTCGATGCGGCACGTCCGCCGGCACGCCAAGGACGCCATCGACAAGCTCGTCAAGGACGGCGAGGTGGGCGAGGACGACGGCACCCGGGGCGAGAAGGAGCTCGACGCCCTGACGAAGAGGTACACCGAGACCGTCGACGACCTGCTCAAGCGCAAGGAAGCCGAGCTCACCGAGGTCTGA
- a CDS encoding phosphatidate cytidylyltransferase, whose translation MDKIGPVEAPVVVDPPLRRADRHAQQPKAVGRAGRDLRAAVGVGVALAVLVVVGLFVLPEIFVGILCVALVIAVWELRQALAERSIHAPLVPVAIGAVSMAIAGYVRGPEALVVATTLSLVAVLVWRVADGLDGALTDVSAGAFTLLYPCFLAGFAALMVAEPEGQWRVLAFILITVFSDIGGYAFGVLLGKHPMAPKLSPKKSWEGFAGSVLTCAVVGAISIPLIFDSGQWWHGALLGMVIAPVATIGDLVESSIKRDLGVKDMSNILPGHGGLMDRLDSLVLVAPVVWAALRLISPVTG comes from the coding sequence ATGGACAAGATCGGACCGGTCGAGGCGCCTGTCGTCGTGGACCCACCGCTGCGGCGGGCGGACCGTCATGCCCAGCAGCCGAAGGCGGTCGGGCGCGCGGGGCGCGACCTGCGTGCCGCCGTCGGTGTCGGGGTGGCGCTCGCGGTCCTCGTCGTGGTCGGGCTCTTCGTCCTCCCGGAGATCTTCGTCGGCATCCTCTGCGTCGCCCTCGTCATCGCCGTGTGGGAGCTGCGGCAGGCGCTCGCCGAGCGCTCGATCCACGCGCCGCTCGTGCCCGTGGCGATCGGTGCGGTGAGCATGGCGATCGCCGGGTACGTCCGCGGGCCGGAGGCGCTCGTCGTCGCGACGACCCTCTCGCTCGTCGCGGTGCTCGTGTGGCGGGTCGCGGACGGGCTCGACGGTGCGCTGACCGACGTGAGCGCCGGGGCCTTCACCCTGCTCTACCCGTGCTTCCTCGCGGGCTTCGCCGCGCTCATGGTCGCCGAGCCGGAGGGGCAGTGGCGGGTCCTCGCCTTCATCCTCATCACCGTCTTCTCCGACATCGGCGGCTACGCCTTCGGGGTGCTGCTCGGCAAGCACCCGATGGCGCCGAAGCTCTCGCCGAAGAAGTCCTGGGAGGGCTTCGCCGGCTCCGTGCTCACCTGCGCGGTCGTCGGTGCGATCTCGATCCCGCTGATCTTCGACTCGGGGCAGTGGTGGCACGGGGCGCTGCTCGGCATGGTCATCGCGCCGGTCGCCACGATCGGTGACCTCGTCGAGTCGAGCATCAAGCGCGACCTCGGCGTCAAGGACATGTCCAACATCCTCCCCGGCCACGGAGGCCTCATGGACCGGCTCGACTCCCTCGTGCTCGTGGCGCCCGTCGTGTGGGCCGCCCTGCGCCTCATCTCCCCGGTGACCGGATGA
- a CDS encoding branched-chain amino acid ABC transporter permease, translating to MQLINTVLGGLSLGMVYAAFALALVLIWQSTRIVNFAQAPMAMVTTFIALTLIDAGISYWLAFAAALVSGFVLGAVVERLIIRYVDHDSHINAVILTLGLFIVLHAVAAIVFGSNFKSFPAPFGLQGIEVGSTTLALTPFSIFTILVVIAVMAVLRLLFLKTDLGLTMRAAAFNQEVAKVLGVRVSNRLMLGWALAALVGSLSGLLIAGGSLVHPSYMDGVVVYGFVAAVLGGLDSPGGAVVGGLVMGVALSLVSGYLGSGLVPLAALVVLVVVLLIRPGGLFSTSTERTV from the coding sequence CTACGCCGCCTTCGCGCTCGCCCTGGTGCTCATCTGGCAGTCCACACGGATCGTCAACTTCGCCCAGGCGCCGATGGCCATGGTGACGACCTTCATCGCGCTGACCCTCATCGATGCCGGGATCAGCTACTGGCTGGCCTTCGCGGCTGCCCTGGTCTCCGGGTTCGTCCTCGGTGCCGTCGTGGAGCGGCTGATCATCCGGTACGTGGACCACGACAGCCACATCAATGCCGTGATCCTCACCCTCGGGCTCTTCATCGTCCTGCACGCGGTGGCCGCCATCGTGTTCGGCAGCAACTTCAAGTCCTTCCCGGCACCCTTCGGCCTCCAGGGCATCGAGGTCGGCAGCACGACCCTGGCACTGACACCCTTCAGCATCTTCACGATCCTCGTCGTCATCGCGGTGATGGCGGTGCTGCGGCTGCTCTTCCTCAAGACCGACCTCGGCCTGACGATGCGGGCCGCAGCCTTCAACCAGGAGGTGGCGAAGGTCCTCGGCGTCCGGGTGAGCAACCGCCTCATGCTCGGCTGGGCCCTGGCAGCCCTCGTCGGGTCGCTCTCGGGGCTGCTCATCGCCGGAGGCAGTCTCGTGCACCCCTCGTACATGGACGGCGTCGTGGTCTACGGCTTCGTCGCCGCGGTGCTCGGCGGACTCGACAGTCCCGGCGGCGCCGTCGTCGGCGGTCTGGTCATGGGAGTGGCTCTCTCGCTCGTCAGCGGGTACCTCGGGTCGGGGCTGGTACCGCTCGCCGCCCTCGTCGTCCTCGTGGTGGTCCTCCTCATCCGGCCCGGCGGACTCTTCTCGACCTCGACGGAACGGACGGTCTGA
- the pyrH gene encoding UMP kinase, with translation MTETSAAPAYRRVLLKLSGEVFGGGTVGVAPDVVRGIARQIADAVGEGVQVAIVVGGGNFFRGAELQQKGMDRARADYIGMLGTVMNCLALQDFLEKEGIDTRVQTAITMGQVAEPYIPRRAIRHLEKGRVVIFGAGAGMPYFSTDTVSAQRALEIGCDAVLMSKSGVDGVYDSDPRSNPDARKLDEVTYEDALRNGLKVVDAAAFSLCADNGLPMVVFGMEGEGNITRGLLGERIGTLVHP, from the coding sequence GTGACCGAGACGTCCGCTGCCCCCGCCTACCGCAGGGTCCTGCTCAAGCTGTCGGGCGAGGTCTTCGGAGGTGGCACGGTCGGCGTCGCCCCGGACGTCGTGCGGGGGATCGCGCGGCAGATCGCCGACGCGGTGGGCGAAGGGGTGCAGGTCGCCATCGTCGTCGGCGGCGGCAACTTCTTCCGCGGGGCCGAGCTGCAGCAGAAGGGCATGGACCGGGCGCGGGCCGACTACATCGGCATGCTCGGCACCGTGATGAACTGCCTGGCGCTCCAGGACTTCCTGGAGAAGGAGGGCATCGACACCCGTGTCCAGACCGCGATCACGATGGGGCAGGTCGCCGAGCCGTACATCCCGCGCCGCGCGATCCGCCACCTCGAGAAGGGTCGCGTCGTGATCTTCGGCGCCGGCGCCGGCATGCCGTACTTCTCCACCGACACGGTGAGCGCCCAGCGCGCCCTGGAGATCGGCTGCGACGCGGTGCTCATGTCCAAGAGCGGCGTGGACGGCGTCTACGACTCCGACCCGCGCAGCAACCCCGACGCCCGCAAGCTCGACGAGGTCACCTACGAGGACGCGCTGCGCAACGGGCTCAAGGTCGTCGACGCCGCCGCCTTCAGCCTGTGCGCCGACAACGGCCTGCCGATGGTCGTCTTCGGCATGGAGGGCGAGGGCAACATCACCCGCGGCCTCCTCGGCGAGCGCATCGGCACCCTGGTCCACCCCTGA
- a CDS encoding TetR family transcriptional regulator, whose protein sequence is MNATLRDRIVEAAARRTVAQGWSGVTMGRLADVVGVSRQTVYNEVGSKGDLAEALVLRELGTFLAQVETAFVTQPDDVAAAVRDSVRSVLRYAERSPLLRAIVSSTHGVETDLLPPLTTSSEMLVGSASTTVLGLLGPYDLPVSEVRLAGTVDVLVRTVLSQVLYPTQSADECAEHLSWMVRSIVERADRDDASV, encoded by the coding sequence ATGAACGCCACCCTTCGCGACCGGATCGTCGAGGCCGCCGCCCGGCGCACCGTCGCCCAGGGCTGGAGCGGGGTGACGATGGGGCGTCTCGCGGACGTCGTCGGGGTGAGCCGGCAGACCGTCTACAACGAGGTCGGGTCGAAGGGGGACCTCGCCGAGGCCCTCGTCCTCCGCGAGCTCGGGACCTTCCTCGCGCAGGTCGAGACCGCCTTCGTGACGCAGCCGGACGACGTCGCGGCAGCGGTCCGCGACTCCGTGCGATCGGTGCTGCGGTACGCCGAGCGGAGCCCCCTGCTGCGGGCCATCGTCTCCTCCACGCACGGGGTCGAGACCGACCTCCTCCCGCCCCTGACGACCAGCTCCGAGATGCTCGTCGGCAGCGCCTCGACGACGGTGCTCGGCCTGCTGGGCCCGTACGACCTGCCGGTGAGCGAGGTCCGTCTGGCGGGGACCGTCGACGTCCTCGTCCGCACCGTGCTCTCCCAGGTGCTCTACCCCACCCAGTCGGCGGACGAGTGCGCCGAGCACCTCAGCTGGATGGTGAGGAGCATCGTCGAGCGGGCGGACCGGGACGACGCGAGCGTCTGA
- the rlmN gene encoding 23S rRNA (adenine(2503)-C(2))-methyltransferase RlmN, with protein sequence MTDLPTPSTQRPVPGQLTMSAPRRGKPPRHWADLTVDERAEAVVEAGLPAFRAKQLSTHYFVHHTDDPAAMTDLPKAGREELVRGLMPQLLTPVRAITADNGATIKSVWRLHDGALVESVLMRYPRRATICISSQAGCGMNCPFCATGQEGLTRNMSGAEIVDQVLAANRMLKDAGPVASGEGVELGAESGEGDEAGPVSGTRGSDRVTNVVFMGMGEALANYKAAIGAIRRMTDPAPHGLGMSARSLTMSTVGLVPGIDRLAAEGIPVTLALSLHAPDDELRDELVPINTRYKVDEAIDAAYRYFQATGRRVSIEYALIRDINDQAWRADLLGEKLTARGKGWVHINPIPLNPTPGSRWTASRRGVEQQFVERLRAHGIPTTVRDTRGSDIDGACGQLAAATA encoded by the coding sequence ATGACCGACCTGCCCACCCCGAGCACCCAGCGGCCCGTCCCGGGGCAGCTGACGATGTCCGCGCCCCGCCGCGGCAAGCCGCCGCGGCACTGGGCGGACCTCACCGTTGACGAGCGCGCCGAGGCGGTCGTCGAGGCCGGGCTGCCGGCCTTCCGCGCCAAGCAGCTCTCGACCCACTACTTCGTGCACCACACCGACGACCCGGCCGCGATGACCGACCTGCCCAAGGCGGGCCGCGAGGAGCTCGTGCGGGGGCTCATGCCGCAGCTGCTCACGCCGGTCCGCGCGATCACCGCGGACAACGGTGCGACGATCAAGTCGGTCTGGCGCCTGCACGACGGGGCGCTCGTCGAGTCGGTGCTCATGCGCTACCCGCGCCGCGCGACGATCTGCATCTCCAGCCAGGCCGGCTGTGGCATGAACTGCCCCTTCTGCGCCACCGGTCAGGAGGGGCTGACCCGCAACATGTCGGGCGCCGAGATCGTCGACCAGGTCCTCGCGGCCAACCGGATGCTCAAGGACGCCGGACCGGTCGCGTCGGGCGAAGGGGTGGAGCTGGGTGCCGAGTCGGGCGAGGGTGACGAGGCCGGTCCGGTCTCGGGGACCCGAGGGTCGGACCGGGTGACCAACGTCGTCTTCATGGGCATGGGGGAGGCGCTGGCAAACTACAAGGCGGCCATCGGCGCGATCCGCCGGATGACCGACCCCGCGCCGCACGGGCTGGGGATGAGCGCGCGGTCGCTGACGATGAGCACCGTGGGGCTCGTGCCGGGTATCGACCGGCTCGCCGCGGAGGGTATCCCGGTGACCCTGGCCCTCTCGCTGCACGCGCCGGACGACGAGCTGCGTGACGAGCTCGTCCCGATCAACACGCGCTACAAGGTCGACGAGGCGATCGATGCCGCCTACCGCTACTTCCAGGCGACGGGCCGGCGGGTCTCCATCGAGTACGCCCTGATCCGCGACATCAACGACCAGGCCTGGCGCGCCGACCTGCTCGGCGAGAAGCTCACCGCGCGCGGCAAGGGCTGGGTCCACATCAACCCGATCCCGCTGAACCCGACACCCGGCAGCAGGTGGACGGCCTCGCGGCGTGGGGTGGAGCAGCAGTTCGTCGAGCGGCTGAGGGCCCACGGGATCCCGACGACGGTGCGCGACACCCGGGGCAGCGACATCGACGGCGCGTGCGGCCAGCTCGCCGCGGCGACCGCCTGA
- the tsf gene encoding translation elongation factor Ts codes for MANYTAADIKALRESTGAGMLDVKKALDEADGDTTKATEILRVKGLKGVTKREGRTTSNGLVTASAEGGVGTLVEVLCETDFVAKGEKFGELADKVLAAAVESKASNAEELLAATVDGQSVKELLDGANATIGEKIEVKRVARVEAPVVSAYLHKTSPDLPAQIGVLLGTEGGDDQVGRDVAMHIAAFSPSVLTRDEVDATTVENERRIAEETAKEEGKPEAALPKIVEGRVNGYFKENVLLEQAFAKDAKKTVAKVLEEAGATATSFARFRVGA; via the coding sequence ATGGCGAACTACACCGCCGCTGACATCAAGGCCCTGCGCGAGTCCACCGGCGCGGGCATGCTCGACGTCAAGAAGGCGCTCGACGAGGCCGACGGCGACACCACCAAGGCGACCGAGATCCTGCGCGTCAAGGGTCTCAAGGGCGTGACCAAGCGTGAGGGCCGCACGACCTCCAACGGCCTGGTCACCGCCTCCGCCGAGGGCGGCGTCGGCACGCTCGTCGAGGTCCTCTGCGAGACCGACTTCGTCGCCAAGGGCGAGAAGTTCGGCGAGCTCGCCGACAAGGTCCTCGCCGCGGCCGTCGAGAGCAAGGCCTCCAACGCCGAAGAGCTCCTCGCCGCGACCGTCGACGGCCAGAGCGTCAAGGAGCTCCTCGACGGGGCGAACGCGACGATCGGCGAGAAGATCGAGGTCAAGCGAGTGGCCCGTGTCGAGGCCCCGGTCGTCTCGGCCTACCTCCACAAGACGAGCCCGGACCTCCCCGCCCAGATCGGTGTCCTCCTGGGCACCGAGGGCGGCGACGACCAGGTCGGCCGTGACGTCGCGATGCACATCGCCGCGTTCAGCCCGAGCGTCCTCACCCGCGACGAGGTCGACGCGACCACCGTCGAGAACGAGCGTCGCATCGCCGAGGAGACGGCCAAGGAGGAGGGCAAGCCCGAGGCTGCGCTCCCCAAGATCGTCGAGGGTCGCGTCAACGGCTACTTCAAGGAGAACGTCCTCCTCGAGCAGGCGTTCGCCAAGGACGCGAAGAAGACCGTCGCGAAGGTGCTCGAGGAGGCCGGTGCGACCGCCACGTCGTTCGCCCGCTTCCGCGTCGGCGCCTGA
- the rpsB gene encoding 30S ribosomal protein S2 has protein sequence MAVVTMRQLLESGVHFGHQTRRWNPKMKRFIMTERNGIYIIDLQQSLTYINDAYEFVKQTVAHGGTILFVGTKKQAQEPIAEQATRVGMPYVNHRWLGGMLTNFQTISKRLTRLKELEELDFDTVAGSGYTKKELLLLQREKDKLEKTLGGIRSMSKVPSAVWIVDTKKEHLAVDEARKLGLPVIAILDTNCDPDEVDYKIPGNDDAIRSVTLLTRVVADAVADGLLARSGGQSGAAQGEDAEPMAEWERELLAGEAAATTEAVAPEAGETAAADAPEAAPAVETAEAPAATEAPAAADAEPQA, from the coding sequence ATGGCCGTCGTCACCATGCGCCAGCTCCTTGAGAGCGGCGTCCACTTCGGGCACCAGACCCGTCGCTGGAACCCGAAGATGAAGCGCTTCATCATGACCGAGCGCAACGGCATCTACATCATCGACCTCCAGCAGTCGCTGACCTACATCAACGACGCCTACGAGTTCGTCAAGCAGACCGTCGCCCACGGCGGCACCATCCTCTTCGTCGGCACGAAGAAGCAGGCCCAGGAGCCCATCGCCGAGCAGGCGACGCGCGTCGGCATGCCCTACGTCAACCACCGCTGGCTCGGCGGCATGCTGACGAACTTCCAGACGATCTCCAAGCGCCTCACGCGTCTCAAGGAGCTCGAGGAGCTCGACTTCGACACCGTTGCCGGCTCCGGCTACACGAAGAAGGAGCTCCTCCTCCTCCAGCGCGAGAAGGACAAGCTCGAGAAGACCCTCGGCGGCATCCGCTCGATGTCCAAGGTCCCCTCGGCCGTCTGGATCGTCGACACGAAGAAGGAGCACCTCGCCGTCGACGAGGCGCGCAAGCTCGGCCTCCCGGTCATCGCGATCCTCGACACGAACTGCGACCCGGACGAGGTCGACTACAAGATCCCGGGCAACGACGACGCGATCCGCTCCGTCACCCTCCTGACCCGCGTCGTCGCCGACGCCGTCGCCGACGGCCTCCTGGCCCGATCCGGCGGCCAGTCCGGTGCCGCGCAGGGCGAGGACGCCGAGCCGATGGCCGAGTGGGAGCGCGAGCTCCTCGCCGGCGAGGCTGCCGCGACCACCGAGGCTGTCGCCCCGGAGGCCGGCGAGACCGCCGCCGCGGACGCCCCCGAGGCTGCCCCGGCCGTCGAGACCGCAGAGGCCCCGGCCGCGACCGAGGCCCCCGCGGCCGCGGACGCCGAGCCCCAGGCCTGA
- a CDS encoding ABC transporter substrate-binding protein has protein sequence MRSTRLRAVVAASTAAVVLASCGAGGRDASDGASGDDGAAKGDTTGITDTTIKIGTHQPLTGVAAPGYSEINTGVQAYLDYVNEAGGIHGRTIEYTVKDDAYNPTNTTKVVDELVLGDEVFAIVGGLGTATHMSVIDFLNQEGVPDLFVSSGAHDWGNDPEARPTTFGWQPDYEIEGKIMGQWIKENMPDAKVGLFLQADELGEDGETGLRQYIDDQIVERVEYASGNIDIGPQMSKLKESGADLVIGFNTPSYTALSQLGAMKLGFKPKWMYTNVGSDARLIGGLLDKFSQGQVKAGQSALDGVMTTEYIPGADDEDSPWTDLWNKVWDAHGKEGDLTNYRVYGMSQAYTFVSALQAAGKDLTRERIIQVIETDGQSWPDPALAPYRFSQESHLGMTGMLVSEIEKGIGKPLTEVLVTDIGDAEITPDDSKAADDAPPESGIPEVPVAE, from the coding sequence ATGAGAAGTACCCGACTGCGCGCGGTCGTCGCCGCGTCCACAGCCGCAGTGGTCCTGGCCAGCTGCGGTGCCGGTGGCCGCGACGCCTCGGACGGCGCCTCCGGCGACGACGGTGCGGCCAAGGGTGACACCACCGGCATCACCGACACCACGATCAAGATCGGCACCCACCAGCCGCTGACGGGTGTCGCGGCGCCGGGCTACTCCGAGATCAACACCGGAGTCCAGGCGTACCTCGACTACGTCAACGAGGCGGGCGGCATCCACGGCCGCACCATCGAGTACACGGTCAAGGATGACGCCTACAACCCGACCAACACGACGAAGGTCGTCGACGAGCTGGTCCTCGGCGACGAGGTCTTCGCGATCGTCGGCGGTCTCGGCACCGCGACGCACATGTCGGTGATCGACTTCCTCAACCAGGAGGGGGTCCCGGACCTCTTCGTCTCCTCCGGCGCGCACGACTGGGGCAACGACCCCGAGGCCCGGCCCACGACCTTCGGCTGGCAGCCGGACTACGAGATCGAGGGCAAGATCATGGGGCAGTGGATCAAGGAGAACATGCCCGACGCCAAGGTCGGGCTCTTCCTCCAGGCCGACGAGCTCGGCGAGGACGGCGAGACCGGTCTGCGCCAGTACATCGACGACCAGATCGTCGAGCGGGTGGAGTACGCCTCCGGCAACATCGACATCGGCCCGCAGATGTCCAAGCTCAAGGAGTCCGGCGCCGATCTCGTCATCGGCTTCAACACCCCGAGCTACACCGCGCTCAGCCAGCTCGGCGCGATGAAGCTGGGCTTCAAGCCCAAGTGGATGTACACCAACGTCGGCAGCGACGCACGGCTCATCGGCGGGCTCCTCGACAAGTTCTCGCAGGGCCAGGTCAAGGCGGGCCAGTCAGCGCTCGACGGGGTCATGACGACCGAGTACATCCCGGGCGCCGACGACGAGGACAGCCCCTGGACCGACCTGTGGAACAAGGTCTGGGACGCCCACGGCAAGGAAGGCGACCTGACGAACTACCGGGTCTACGGCATGTCCCAGGCCTACACCTTCGTCTCCGCGCTCCAGGCGGCCGGCAAGGACCTCACCCGTGAGCGGATCATCCAGGTCATCGAGACCGACGGGCAGAGCTGGCCGGACCCGGCCCTCGCGCCCTACCGCTTCTCTCAGGAGAGCCACCTGGGCATGACCGGCATGCTGGTGTCGGAGATCGAGAAGGGGATCGGCAAGCCGCTCACCGAGGTCCTCGTGACCGACATCGGCGACGCCGAGATCACCCCGGACGACTCAAAGGCTGCCGACGACGCGCCGCCGGAGAGCGGCATCCCGGAGGTGCCTGTCGCCGAGTGA
- a CDS encoding aminotransferase class I/II-fold pyridoxal phosphate-dependent enzyme translates to MTSRLVARLQPHGESVFATMSGLAVRHHAINLGQGFPDDPPPPAIVEAARVALAAGDHQYPPARGVRPLRRAIAAHQQRRYGLEVDPELGVTVTTGATGALAASILGLVEPGDEVVTFEPCYDAYGALVDLAGGVLRRVPLRFPDLAVDADALTAACGPRTRVILLNTPHNPTGKVFTPAELELVAEQARRHDIVVVTDEVYEHITFDGAEHVPIATLPGMWERTITISSAGKSFSVTGWKVGWASGPADLVEVVASTSQWLTFSGGAGYQPAVAEALGRAEELVAPMLGIFARRRDLMLAGLEEIGMIPTVPRGSYFVVADAAPLGVTDALRWCLELPERQGVAAVPVSAFCATTEGTGSLIRLAFCKSEQSIREGLPRFVG, encoded by the coding sequence ATGACCTCCCGACTCGTGGCCCGACTCCAGCCGCACGGCGAGTCCGTCTTCGCGACGATGTCCGGGCTGGCCGTCCGGCACCACGCGATCAACCTCGGTCAGGGGTTCCCCGACGACCCGCCACCGCCCGCGATCGTCGAGGCCGCCCGCGTGGCCCTGGCCGCCGGCGACCACCAGTACCCGCCCGCCCGTGGCGTCCGCCCCCTGCGCCGGGCGATCGCCGCCCACCAGCAGCGACGCTACGGCCTAGAGGTCGACCCGGAGCTCGGGGTGACGGTGACGACCGGGGCGACCGGGGCCCTGGCCGCGAGCATCCTCGGGCTCGTCGAGCCCGGCGACGAGGTGGTGACCTTCGAGCCCTGCTACGACGCCTACGGCGCGCTCGTCGACCTCGCGGGCGGCGTGCTGCGCCGCGTGCCGCTGCGCTTCCCCGACCTCGCCGTCGACGCCGACGCGCTGACGGCCGCGTGCGGTCCGCGGACCCGGGTCATCCTGCTCAACACCCCGCACAACCCGACGGGCAAGGTCTTCACCCCCGCAGAGCTCGAGCTCGTCGCCGAGCAGGCCCGCCGGCACGACATCGTCGTCGTCACCGACGAGGTCTACGAGCACATCACCTTCGACGGCGCCGAGCACGTCCCGATCGCGACGCTGCCGGGCATGTGGGAGCGGACGATCACTATCTCCTCGGCCGGCAAGTCCTTCTCCGTCACCGGGTGGAAGGTCGGCTGGGCCAGCGGGCCCGCCGACCTCGTCGAGGTCGTCGCGAGCACGAGCCAGTGGCTGACCTTCTCCGGCGGGGCGGGCTACCAGCCCGCCGTGGCCGAGGCGCTCGGCCGAGCTGAGGAGCTCGTCGCGCCGATGCTCGGCATCTTCGCCCGGCGGCGCGACCTCATGCTCGCCGGTCTCGAGGAGATCGGGATGATCCCGACGGTCCCGCGCGGGAGCTACTTCGTCGTCGCCGACGCCGCGCCGCTCGGGGTGACCGACGCGCTGCGGTGGTGCCTCGAGCTCCCGGAGCGGCAGGGTGTGGCGGCGGTGCCGGTCTCGGCCTTCTGCGCCACCACCGAGGGCACCGGCTCGCTGATCCGTCTGGCCTTCTGCAAGAGCGAGCAGAGCATCCGCGAGGGTCTGCCCCGCTTCGTCGGCTGA